A part of Arenicella chitinivorans genomic DNA contains:
- a CDS encoding putative quinol monooxygenase, with translation MAIIVAGKLRLKPGSRGEFIEKSRDAMTQARSLDACEDFSVSPDPIDENRVNIFEKWIARAPLEEFRNSGPDNDSFSLVESFDINEYEINT, from the coding sequence GTGGCAATAATCGTTGCAGGGAAACTAAGGTTGAAGCCAGGCTCGCGAGGTGAGTTTATCGAAAAGTCTCGTGATGCTATGACGCAAGCAAGATCGCTGGATGCCTGTGAAGATTTTTCTGTGTCGCCAGATCCCATCGACGAGAACAGGGTGAATATTTTCGAGAAATGGATTGCACGCGCCCCATTAGAAGAATTCAGAAATTCAGGGCCAGATAATGATTCGTTTTCGCTAGTAGAATCCTTCGATATCAACGAGTACGAGATCAACACATAA